One genomic window of Meiothermus cerbereus DSM 11376 includes the following:
- a CDS encoding CBS domain-containing protein gives MTSTVRQLLQTKGNTVYAISPGATVFEALERMAAYDVGALMVMDGDQLVGIFSERDYARKIILMGRISKDTLVGEVMTGELITVTPDATVADCMNLMTGNRVRHLPVLEDGKLVGVVSIGDVVKAIMTQQEFMIAELESYITGSR, from the coding sequence ATGACCAGCACGGTACGGCAGTTGCTTCAGACCAAGGGTAATACGGTGTACGCCATTTCACCTGGGGCCACGGTTTTTGAGGCCCTCGAGCGTATGGCTGCCTACGATGTGGGGGCCCTGATGGTGATGGACGGCGATCAGCTCGTCGGCATCTTTTCCGAAAGGGACTATGCCCGCAAGATTATCCTGATGGGCCGCATTTCCAAAGACACCCTGGTTGGTGAGGTTATGACCGGCGAACTCATCACCGTCACCCCCGACGCCACGGTCGCCGACTGCATGAACCTCATGACTGGCAACCGCGTGCGCCACCTTCCGGTATTAGAAGATGGCAAGCTGGTGGGGGTGGTCTCCATTGGCGATGTGGTCAAGGCCATCATGACCCAGCAAGAGTTTATGATTGCCGAGCTGGAGAGCTACATTACCGGCTCGCGCTGA
- a CDS encoding phage holin family protein, producing the protein MRDFLLRLLLNTLALWIVTQVYGGLFFARGSGLGEYLVAGLIFGLANALLKPVLLLLTLPFNVLTLGLFTLVVNAVIVLVVASLTPLEVRGFGGALVGAILLSVVSFGLNLLIGPSDQRK; encoded by the coding sequence ATGCGCGATTTCCTGCTACGCCTGCTGCTTAATACCCTGGCCTTGTGGATCGTGACCCAGGTCTACGGTGGCCTCTTTTTTGCCAGGGGCAGTGGTCTGGGGGAGTATCTTGTGGCCGGGCTGATATTTGGCCTGGCCAACGCCCTGCTCAAGCCCGTGCTACTATTGCTTACCCTGCCTTTTAACGTTCTGACCCTGGGTTTGTTTACCCTGGTAGTCAACGCCGTGATTGTGCTGGTGGTGGCCAGCCTGACCCCCCTGGAGGTGCGCGGGTTTGGCGGCGCTTTGGTTGGGGCCATCCTGCTATCGGTCGTTAGCTTTGGCCTGAACTTGCTAATTGGGCCTTCGGACCAGCGCAAATGA
- a CDS encoding glucodextranase DOMON-like domain-containing protein, giving the protein MIPLLFSDPIGDDYGLGYAYPRAALFAEAGFADLTGFEALRRGEKVVLRVRLRRYLNPHNAPHGFSLATVGIYIHTKPGGQEELPGAGFKTPPGQGWNWAYLLTGWKAEEHRPDRSVQAVSVTKNGDWLELSSNLPAGDYGYYVAVGLYDPFTPWHFRPVRPGGGTWAIDGPAGAPAAVDVLSPSQVRAYQSGILPPVRAIQNRIPWAILSAALGMLFILLAFRFPRR; this is encoded by the coding sequence ATGATCCCCCTACTTTTCTCCGATCCCATAGGCGACGACTACGGCCTGGGCTACGCCTACCCCCGCGCTGCTTTATTTGCCGAGGCCGGTTTTGCCGACCTGACCGGCTTTGAGGCCCTTCGCAGAGGGGAGAAAGTGGTGCTGCGGGTCAGGCTGCGCCGCTACCTTAACCCCCACAACGCCCCCCACGGTTTCTCCCTCGCGACCGTTGGCATTTACATACATACCAAACCAGGCGGCCAGGAAGAGCTGCCCGGCGCCGGTTTCAAAACCCCGCCAGGGCAGGGTTGGAACTGGGCCTACCTGCTTACCGGCTGGAAAGCCGAAGAGCACCGTCCCGACCGTAGTGTGCAGGCTGTATCGGTTACAAAAAATGGTGACTGGCTCGAGCTTTCCTCCAATCTGCCCGCGGGAGACTACGGCTACTATGTGGCCGTAGGGCTTTACGACCCTTTCACCCCCTGGCACTTCCGGCCAGTACGCCCCGGTGGTGGCACCTGGGCCATCGATGGCCCGGCAGGCGCCCCCGCCGCTGTGGACGTACTCTCACCAAGCCAGGTTCGGGCCTACCAGAGTGGTATTTTGCCCCCCGTGCGGGCCATCCAGAATCGCATCCCCTGGGCTATTCTGAGCGCGGCTTTAGGGATGCTGTTTATTCTGCTGGCCTTTCGCTTTCCGCGAAGATGA